The Gemmatimonadales bacterium genome contains the following window.
CTTCCTCATCGCCGATGATTCGATGGCGGGCCGCGAAACCGGCTCGATCGGCGACTTCACCGCCGCCAACTACATCGCATCGGAATTCAAGCGACTCGGGATGATCCCGAAGGGCGAGGACGGCGACTGGTTCCAGACCGTCCCGTTCTGGATTCCCGCGCCCGAGTCGCGATCGCTCTCGATCGACGGCGGCGGGACGATCGCTTTCGGCCGTGATTACGTGGAGGTCGTCCTGGGGCGGCCGGCCGCGGCTGGCCCCGGGCCGTTCGATGTGGTCTACGGCGGCTCCGTCTACGACTCGGCGGCGTGGATCGACGCGGCGCATGCGGCGGGGAAGCTGGTGGTACTCGACATCGGCGCGACGAACGGCGACGCTCCGGTCCAGCTCAATCCCATTGCCACATCACGGCATTTCGCCGGCGCTGCCGGCATTGCCCTGGCCCGGCCCGATCTGACGCCGGATGCCACAGCCAACTTCATGCGCTACACGCCGAGGCCCGACACGACGCGCTTCGCGGGACGCCCGGCGATGATCTTGATGACGATGCACGCAGCCGATCTCCTTCTCGGAACAGCGGCCGGCGCGCGGCATGTCGGCGACGCCGGCCGTCGCGTCACGGGATCGATCTCGCTGCACTACGTGCCGGTGGCGTACCCGGCGCGAAATGTCATCGGCGTGGTCGAGGGAAGTGATCCGAAGCTTCGCGGCGAGTATGTCTCGCTCACCGCGCACAACGATCATGTCGGGATCTGCATGTCGGCGGTCGATCACGACTCGATGCGCGCGTTCCTGCATGTGCTGCGACCGATGGGCGCCGACACCAGGAACTGGAACGAAACACCCGAGGCCGACGCGACGATTCACGCGATGATCGACTCGATGCGCCGGCTTCACCCGCCGCGTGCGGACTCGATCTGCAACGGCGCCGACGACGACGGATCGGGGACGGCGGCGATTCTCGAACTCGCCGAGTCGTTCGCATCGCTCCCGATGGCGCAGCGGCCGCGGCGATCGATCCTCTTCGTCTCACATGTGGCGGAAGAGCGCGGCCTCGTCGGCTCGGCGTGGTTCACCGATCACGCCACGGTTCCGGTCGATTCGATCGTGGCCGAGATCGACGAGGACATGGTCGGGCGCGGGACAGCGTGGGACCTTCCGAAGGGAGGTCCGACCTATCTCGAGGTCGTCGGCGCGCGCCGCCTCTCCAACGAGTTCGGTGACCTCCTCGAAGCAGCCAACCGGAAGCAGCGCGTGCCGTTCGTCTTCAACTACGAGTTCGACGCGCCGCATCATCCATTGCAGTACTACTGTCGTGCCGACCATTACAGCTACGCGCGCTACGGCATCCCGAGTGTGGCGTTCTCGCGTGGCGAGCACCTCGACTATCACCAGGTGACCGACGAGCCGCAGTACATCGACTACGACGACATGCTCCGCGTGGTGCAGATGGTGCACGATGCGGCACTTGGCATCGGCAATCTCGATCATGCGCCGCGGCTCGACCAGCCGAAGGGCGATCCACACGCCCGGTGTGTGCAGTGAGCACGTTGCGACCGTGGTGATGGGGGCTTCGCTCACCGCCGACGGATGCCGGTTTCGCGTGTGGGCGCCCAACGCATCGCGGGTGGCGGTGATGGGAAGCTTCAATGCCTGGCGCGACGACGAGTACCAGTTGGTGCGGCAGGACGGTGACATCTGGGAGACGGAGGTTGCCGGTGTCCGGGCCGGCGACGAGTACCTCTACGTGATCGACAATCGCGGCGGCGATGAATGGAATCCCGGGCAGCGAGGGCTTCGCCGGGTCGATCCGTGGGCGCGGGCGACGCGCGGCTCGGGGGGCAACGCCGTGGTGGTCGATGTTGACCGGGAGCTGGCGGAGTCCGGCTTGCGCGATGATCGATTCGTCACGCCGGAGGCGTCCGACTGGGTGATCTACCAGGTACACGTCGGGTCGTTCGTCGGCGGCGGCGACCTGGTGGACACCGGTCCGACGGCGACCGGGACGTTCGCGCAGTTCGAACAGAAGCTGGGCTACGTGCGGTCGCTGGGGTTTAACGCCATCGCGCTGCTGCCGATCCACGAAAATCCCGGTGACGGCAACGAGGGGTACGGGCCGTCGCACCTGTTCGCGCCGGAATCGTCGTACGGATCGCCGGCCCAGTTGCGGCACCTGGTGCGCGCGGCGCATGACACCGGACTTGCGGTGGTGTTCGACGTCGTCTGGAATCACATGAGCGACTTCGATAACCGGCTCTGGGAGTTCGACGGAATGACCAGGGACGGCGGCATCTTCTTCGAAGTGGCCGGGCGCACGCCGTGGGGACCGCGGCTGGCATTCTGGAAGCGCGAAGTGCGCGACCTGATCGTGGCCAATGCGCAGATGTGCTTCGACGAGTATCACGTGGACGGGCTGCGAGTCGACGC
Protein-coding sequences here:
- a CDS encoding M28 family peptidase, giving the protein MRSFRATTMVVVLAAAGGLRAMEGQGATRAHAGSNRTSAAITAADLRTRLFLIADDSMAGRETGSIGDFTAANYIASEFKRLGMIPKGEDGDWFQTVPFWIPAPESRSLSIDGGGTIAFGRDYVEVVLGRPAAAGPGPFDVVYGGSVYDSAAWIDAAHAAGKLVVLDIGATNGDAPVQLNPIATSRHFAGAAGIALARPDLTPDATANFMRYTPRPDTTRFAGRPAMILMTMHAADLLLGTAAGARHVGDAGRRVTGSISLHYVPVAYPARNVIGVVEGSDPKLRGEYVSLTAHNDHVGICMSAVDHDSMRAFLHVLRPMGADTRNWNETPEADATIHAMIDSMRRLHPPRADSICNGADDDGSGTAAILELAESFASLPMAQRPRRSILFVSHVAEERGLVGSAWFTDHATVPVDSIVAEIDEDMVGRGTAWDLPKGGPTYLEVVGARRLSNEFGDLLEAANRKQRVPFVFNYEFDAPHHPLQYYCRADHYSYARYGIPSVAFSRGEHLDYHQVTDEPQYIDYDDMLRVVQMVHDAALGIGNLDHAPRLDQPKGDPHARCVQ